Proteins encoded by one window of Cucurbita pepo subsp. pepo cultivar mu-cu-16 chromosome LG14, ASM280686v2, whole genome shotgun sequence:
- the LOC111810278 gene encoding plant UBX domain-containing protein 8-like, which produces MAMPSREAIDTFIGVTGASEAIAVQSLEAHGADLNAAVNAYFNEGDRSSSVNARQTSVSGEYDFMDIDDPVEVEPHGPPRSLLSTAREGMIPFSLLDRNLRQGFFDRPSDFTSSAPVVTHPREAREIPIEFRDGNRPSGHELTIEDVTGTVDAHVPEVRGTVVTDDNEDEEPPVTSTARAPDLENRAVSSIISRDRNAIPGAFESNEFQDRNDIEEEMIRAAIEASKKDVVQAYPSDPLTTHTDLSNLRTEEHLSPSNNFEVSHAASSIKPDEAFPERGENIGGLKIADSKSTEVEMRKGRALNGRMEAGSTSFQDEVEDLEQDNLVRHRSKRKSLGYVEPAKGVEVDVSLASSPKHSGAGNNSQHNGSIFRSDEWGGISSEEHDEAVMLEAAMFGGGSEGSSYNFPSAPHEFMRNQGSYMQPAPRPPSPSLVAQRLIREQQDDEYLAALQADKEKELKAMAEAAAVLEKEKQREEESRQKLDAEKELERHLAEIEASLPSEPRTDDENAVTLLVRMPDGSRRGRRFLKTDKLQCLLDFIDIGRVVKPGSYRLVRPYPRKAFGDGESSSTLNELGLNSKQEALFLELI; this is translated from the exons ATGGCGATGCCTTCGCGGGAAGCAATTGATACTTTCATCGGCGTTACTGGAGCATCCGAAGCGATCGCCGTTCAGAGCCTCGAG GCGCATGGTGCTGATCTCAATGCTGCTGTGAATGCTTATTTCAATGAAGGAGATAGAAGTTCGTCCGTAAA TGCTCGTCAAACCTCTGTTTCTGGTGAATATGATTTCATGGACATTGATGATCCAGTTGAAGTCGAACCCCATGGTCCTCCTCGGTCTCTTCTATCTACAGCTAGAGAGGGAATGATTCCATTTTCGTTACTTGATCGAAATCTCCGCCAGGGGTTCTTTGATCGCCCCTCTGATTTTACAAGTTCTGCTCCAGTTGTGACTCATCCAAGAGAGGCGAGGGAGATTCCCATAGAATTTAGAGATGGTAATCGACCATCTGGCCATGAGCTGACAATTGAGGATGTCACTGGGACTGTAGATGCCCATGTTCCAGAGGTTCGTGGAACTGTAGTAACTGATGataatgaagatgaagaacctCCAGTTACTTCTACGGCACGTGCACCAGATTTAGAGAATCGCGCTGTTTCAAGTATCATATCTCGTGACAGAAATGCTATACCCGGTGCCTTTGAAAGTAATGAATTCCAAGACAGAAAtgacattgaagaagaaatgattCGTGCTGCGATTGAGGCTTCAAAGAAGGATGTTGTGCAAGCTTATCCAAGCGATCCCTTAACTACACACACT GATTTAAGCAATCTTAGGACTGAAGAACATCTTTCTCCCTcgaataattttgaagtttcacATGCAGCTTCATCTATCAAG CCAGATGAAGCTTTCCCTGAGCGAGGGGAGAACATTGGAGGATTGAAAATAGCAGATTCTAAGTCAACTGAGGTGGAGATGAGGAAAGGCAGAGCACTAAATGGAAG GATGGAAGCAGGAAGCACGTCTTTTCAAGATGAGGTTGAAGACCTAGAGCAAGATAATTTAGTTAGGCATCGGTCCAAACGCAAGTCCTTGGGCTATGTTGAGCCTGCAAAGGGGGTTGAAGTTGATGTAAGCCTTGCATCTAGTCCCAAGCATTCCGGTGCTGGTAATAATTCACAGCACAATGGGAGTATCTTTCGTTCTGATGAG TGGGGTGGAATTTCTTCAGAGGAGCATGACGAAGCAGTCATGCTTGAGGCGGCCATGTTTGGTGGAGGTTCTGAAGGAAGTTCATATAATTTTCCATCTGCACCTCATGAGTTCATGAGAAATCAAGGTTCATATATGCAGCCAGCCCCTCGCCCTCCTTCTCCCTCTTTAGTAGCTCAGCGTTTGATTAGGGAACAACAG GATGATGAGTATCTTGCAGCCTTACAAGctgacaaagaaaaagaactgaAGGCAATGGCAGAAGCTGCTGCTGttcttgaaaaagaaaaacaaagagaggAGGAATCCCGTCAGAAATTGGATGCTGAGAAG GAACTTGAAAGACACTTGGCAGAAATAGAAGCTTCTCTTCCTAGTGAACCAAGAACAGATGATGAGAATGCTGTGACACTATTAGTGCGCATGCCCGATGGCAGTCGCCGTGGTCGTCGATTTCTCAAAACTGATAAGCTACAG TGTCTCTTGGACTTCATTGATATTGGTAGAGTTGTGAAGCCTGGCAGCTACAGATTG GTGAGGCCATATCCTCGAAAAGCTTTTGGAGATGGGGAGAGTTCCTCAACGTTGAATGAACTTGGACTTAACAGCAAACAAGAAGCCTTATTTCTGGAGTTGATTTAA
- the LOC111810064 gene encoding lysophospholipid acyltransferase 1-like — MGLEMESLAASIGVSVPVLRFLLCFVATIPVSFLWRLIPGPSTKHLYSALSGVLLSCLSFGFSSNLHFLVPMFLGYASMLLFRRHCGLITFLLGFGYLIGCHVYYMSGDAWKEGGIDATGALMVLTLKVISCSINYNDGLLKEGLSEAQKKNRLIKLPSLIEYVGYCLCCGSHFAGPVFEMKDYLEWTDGNGIWKHDEQNPSPSPYCATIRALFQAAFCMGLYLYLVPQFPLSRFIDPVYHDWPFWKRLGYQYMAGFTARWKYYFIWSISEASIIISGLGFSGWTKSSPPKPRWDRAKNVDVLGLEFVKSAVEIPLKWNIQVSTWLRHYVYERLIQKGRKPGFFQLLATQTVSAVWHGLYPGYIIFFVQSALMIAGSRVIYRWQQAIPPSMAFLKSILGFLNFAYTVLVLNYSCVGFMVLSLHETLASYGSVYYIGSVIPITLIVLGSIIKPAPARSKARKDE; from the exons ATGGGCCTGGAGATGGAATCCTTAGCCGCCTCAATCGGCGTCTCGGTCCCAGTTCTCCGGTTCCTTCTCTGTTTCGTCGCCACAATTCCGGTCAGCTTTCTATGGCGGCTTATTCCAGGTCCTTCCACCAAGCACCTCTATTCCGCCCTCTCCGGTGTGCTTCTCTCTTGTCTCTCATTTGGCTTCTCTTCCAACCTCCATTTCTTGGTCCCCATGTTCCTGGGTTATGCTTCGATGCTCCTCTTCCGTCGCCATTGCGGCTTGATTACCTTCTTGCTCGGCTTTGGTTATCTCATTGGATG CCATGTATATTACATGAGTGGGGATGCTTGGAAGGAAGGAGGTATCGATGCAACTG GGGCCTTGATGGTGTTGACACTGAAAGTCATTTCATGTTCGATAAACTATAACGATGGGTTGTTAAAAGAAGGTTTAAGTGAggctcaaaagaaaaatcgatTGATTAAGTTACCGTCGTTAATCGAGTACGTTGGTTACTGCCTCTGTTGTGGCAGCCATTTTGCTGGTCCTGTTTTTGAAATGAAGGATTATCTTGAGTGGACTGATGGAAATGGG ATTTGGAAGCATGATGAACAAAACCCATCTCCATCACCATATTGTGCAACAATTAGAGCTCTTTTCCAAGCTGCTTTTTGTATGGGCTTGTATTTATACCTCGTACCGCAGTTTCCATTGTCCCGTTTTATCGATCCTGTCTACCATGATTGGCCATTCTGGAAGCGTCTCGGGTACCAATATATGGCAGGATTCACGGCACGCTGGAAATATTACTTCATCTGGTCAATTTCAGAGGCCTCCATCATTATTTCTGGCTTAGGTTTCAGTGGTTGGACGAAATCTTCTCCGCCTAAACCGCGCTGGGACCGTGCAAAGAACGTTGACGTTCTTGGTCTCGAGTTTGTGAAGAGTGCAGTTGAGATTCCTCTTAAATGGAATATTCAAGTCAGCACGTGGCTTCGTCATT ATGTTTATGAAAGGCTTATTCAAAAGGGGAGGAAACCTGGGTTCTTTCAGCTGCTGGCTACACAGACAGTCAGTGCTGTTTGGCAT GGTCTGTATCCTGGATACATCATCTTCTTTGTTCAGTCCGCTCTGATGATTGCTGGTTCGAGAG TTATCTACAGATGGCAACAAGCTATTCCTCCATCCATGGCTTTCCTCAAAAGTATACTCGGATTTTTGAACTTCGCTTACACAGTTTTGGTTCTGAACTACTCCTGTGTTGGGTTCATG GTCTTGAGCTTGCACGAGACGCTTGCCTCGTATGGAAGCGTGTACTACATTGGAAGCGTCATTCCCATCACGCTGATCGTACTTGGTTCGATTATTAAACCAGCACCGGCTAGATCGAAAGCTAGAAAAGATGAGTAA
- the LOC111809643 gene encoding scarecrow-like protein 28: MLAGCSSSTLLSPRNHLRSEVVQSPFQACLLQFPPSMSAQRLDLPCSFSRSKDASSVARSPSIRPVSLSVEKQDIRLPPLSATNQKIKQEFWNGKGKNLKRIAEQVGIDDDESSISNAKRKRACRDDVGDGLILSQFGGGVRSFWYHQQPDGDEGLCFLPGSSTSQFMSKIADLGEGHDGESSHVKAQDGSDSVSGSDSGSSSSSRSERFAAAEAGPEIGNGSSRNPSYHHHQGSGLANERGEEESFELLSVLMACVEAIRSKNITLINHLIEKLGSQASPRGSSPITRLIAYYTEALAVRVSRVWPQVFHVRPPREYDRIDDDTGTALRLLNEVSPIPKFIYFTANEMLLRAFEGKDKVHIIDFDIKQGLQWPSLFQSLASRANPPSHVRITGIGESKQELNETGDRLAGFAEALRLPFEFHAVVDRLEDVRLWMLHVKENESVGVNCILQLHKTLYDNNINGGGGALKDFLGLIRSTNPSIVVMGEQEAEHNDPRLETRVAATLKYYGAIFDSLDTSLPPDSSGRLKIEEMFGREIRNMIGCEGRERYERHVGFEKWKKVMEKQGGLRCVGIRDDRELLQSQILLKMYSSADGFKVRKIEEEGGAQAVCLAWEEQPLYSVSGWTAAEVS, from the coding sequence ATGTTGGCTGGGTGTTCTAGTTCAACATTGCTCTCGCCAAGGAATCATTTGAGAAGTGAAGTAGTACAGTCGCCGTTTCAAGCTTGCCTTTTGCAGTTTCCCCCTTCAATGAGCGCACAGAGATTGGATTTGCCCTGCAGCTTTTCCCGCTCAAAAGACGCCTCTTCCGTCGCTCGATCCCCGTCGATCCGCCCGGTTTCTCTCTCGGTCGAGAAGCAGGACATTAGGCTTCCGCCGCTATCCGCTACTAACCAGAAAATCAAGCAAGAGTTTTGGAATGGGAAAGGTAAGAACTTGAAGAGAATTGCAGAGCAAGTTGggattgatgatgatgaatctTCCATTAGCAATGCCAAGAGGAAGAGAGCGTGCAGAGACGACGTAGGAGACGGGCTAATTCTGAGCCAATTCGGCGGTGGGGTTCGGAGTTTCTGGTATCATCAACAGCCTGATGGAGATGAAGGACTCTGCTTTCTTCCTGGAAGTTCAACGTCGCAGTTTATGTCGAAGATTGCTGATTTGGGAGAAGGACATGACGGAGAAAGCAGCCATGTGAAGGCGCAGGACGGCTCGGACTCGGTCTCCGGTTCAGATTCGGGGTCGAGTTCATCATCAAGAAGTGAGAGATTTGCAGCAGCAGAAGCAGGGCCAGAAATTGGAAATGGGAGCTCAAGAAATCCTTCATATCATCACCATCAAGGCTCTGGCTTAGCAAatgagagaggagaagaagaatcatTTGAGCTGTTAAGTGTTTTAATGGCATGTGTGGAAGCAATAAGATCAAAGAACATTACTTTGATTAACCATTTGATAGAAAAACTTGGGAGCCAAGCTTCACCAAGAGGTTCATCACCCATTACACGTTTGATTGCATATTACACAGAGGCTTTAGCAGTAAGAGTGAGCAGAGTTTGGCCACAAGTGTTTCACGTAAGGCCGCCGAGGGAATACGATCGGATCGACGACGATACAGGAACAGCGTTACGTCTTCTAAACGAGGTGAGTCCGATCCCGAAATTCATCTACTTCACAGCAAATGAGATGTTGCTGAGAGCATTTGAAGGGAAAGACAAGGTTCACATCATAGACTTTGACATAAAGCAAGGGCTGCAATGGCCGAGCTTGTTTCAGAGTTTGGCATCTCGAGCGAACCCTCCGAGTCATGTCCGAATCACCGGGATCGGTGAATCAAAGCAGGAATTGAACGAAACGGGAGATAGGCTGGCGGGGTTCGCCGAGGCATTGAGGTTGCCGTTCGAGTTCCACGCCGTGGTGGACCGGTTGGAGGATGTGAGACTATGGATGCTTCATGTCAAGGAGAATGAGAGTGTAGGAGTGAATTGCATTCTCCAACTGCACAAGACTCTGTATGATAATAACATCAATGGTGGGGGAGGAGCATTGAAGGACTTTTTGGGGCTTATCAGAAGCACGAACCCGAGCATTGTTGTGATGGGCGAGCAAGAAGCCGAGCACAACGACCCGAGATTGGAGACTCGAGTTGCAGCCACACTTAAGTACTACGGTGCGATATTCGACTCCCTCGACACTAGCCTTCCACCGGACAGCTCGGGGAGGTTGAAAATCGAGGAGATGTTCGGGAGGGAGATAAGGAACATGATAGGATGTGAAGGAAGGGAGAGGTATGAAAGGCATGTTGGATttgagaaatggaagaaagtgATGGAGAAGCAAGGAGGGCTGCGATGCGTCGGGATTCGAGACGATCGAGAGCTTCTTCAGAGCCAAATCCTGTTGAAAATGTACTCATCAGCTGATGGATTCAAAGTGAGaaagattgaagaagaaggaggagctcAAGCAGTTTGCTTAGCTTGGGAAGAACAGCCACTTTACAGTGTGTCAGGATGGACAGCAGCAGAAGTATCTTGA
- the LOC111810065 gene encoding F-box protein PP2-A12-like — protein sequence MGLNFSSFFCLRNGSQPPSPPPYPGLGDLPENCVADVLGHLSPVEICRLARLNRAFRGASWADFVWDSKLPSNYSVLVQRLFGDFVRIMSKREIYTKLCQQNPLDDGNKKVWLDKHSGGVCLSISSMDLRITGIDDRRYWNRISTEESRFHTVAYLQQVWWFEVGGEIDFPFPPGSYSLYFRLQLGRTSKRFGRRICNLEHVHGWNIKPVQFQLWTSDGQHAKTRCYLVESGKWTLYRAGNFNVDARNESTRIKFSMTQIDCTHTKGGLCLDAVMICPVEYEQISQCR from the exons atGGGTCTGAATTTCTCTTCGTTTTTTTGCCTCCGTAATGGCTCTCAACCACCGTCGCCGCCGCCGTATCCCGGCCTCGGGGACTTGCCTGAGAATTGCGTGGCGGATGTTTTGGGGCATTTGAGTCCGGTGGAGATTTGTAGACTTGCGAGGCTGAATCGGGCCTTTCGTGGGGCTTCCTGGGCTGATTTCGTTTGGGATTCCAAATTGCCGTCTAATTATAGCGTTCTTGTTCAACGATTGTTTGGGGATTTTGTTCGGATTATGAGTAAAAGAGAGATTTATACGAAGCTTTGTCAACAGAATCCATTGGATGATGGAAATAAG AAAGTTTGGCTGGATAAACATTCAGGCGGTGTTTGTTTATCGATTTCTTCCATGGATTTGAGGATTACTGGGATTGATGATCGGAGGTATTGGAATCGCATCTCCACTGAAGAATCGAG ATTCCACACTGTTGCATATCTTCAGCAAGTATGGTGGTTTGAAGTTGGTGGAGAGATCGACTTCCCGTTTCCACCGGGAAGTTACAGTCTATACTTCAGGTTACAATTGGGTCGGACATCGAAAAGGTTTGGGCGTCGAATCTGTAACCTCGAGCACGTTCATGGTTGGAACATAAAGCCTGTGCAATTCCAGCTTTGGACTTCAGATGGTCAGCATGCTAAAACTCGATGCTATTTAGTGGAATCTGGGAAATGGACTCTGTATCGTGCAGGTAACTTCAATGTCGATGCTCGAAACGAATCGACAAGGATCAAATTCTCTATGACTCAGATCGACTGCACGCACACGAAAGGCGGGCTGTGTTTAGATGCAGTGATGATCTGCCCGGTCGAGTACGAACAGATATCCCAGTGTCGTTGA